A stretch of the Ictidomys tridecemlineatus isolate mIctTri1 chromosome 5, mIctTri1.hap1, whole genome shotgun sequence genome encodes the following:
- the LOC120886525 gene encoding translation machinery-associated protein 7: protein MSNCEGSKKKPLKQPKKQSKEMDEEEKAFKQKQKQEQKKLEELKVKATGKGPLATGGIKKSGKK from the coding sequence ATGTCCAACTGTGAAGGTAGCAAGAAGAAGCCCCTGAAACAGCCTAAGAAGCAGTCCAAGGAGATGGATGAGGAAGAAAAGGcttttaaacagaaacaaaaacaagagcaGAAGAAACTTGAGGAGCTAAAAGTGAAGGCCACTGGGAAGGGCCCCTTGGCCACAGGTGGAATTAAGAAATCTGGCAAAAAGTAA